One genomic region from Streptomyces sp. NBC_01431 encodes:
- a CDS encoding TetR/AcrR family transcriptional regulator, translating to MTEPSGRRERKKAATRQKIADTALRLFLERGYDAVGIREVAAEADVAVTTLFSHFASKEALVFEQDADFEQRLTLAATGRAPHEPLIPALRREIQAMVRHCTGDGTAPIYRMIDESRALREYEESMRLRHAESLAAAIAADPDLTQSTTACRTIARFVIDAYSLAREADDPQAAVDEIFRMIEAAWKVTRPSPRA from the coding sequence ATGACCGAACCGTCCGGACGCCGCGAGCGCAAGAAGGCCGCGACCCGCCAGAAGATCGCCGACACCGCGCTTCGGCTCTTCCTGGAACGCGGGTACGACGCGGTGGGGATCCGCGAGGTGGCCGCGGAGGCCGACGTGGCCGTCACCACGCTCTTCTCCCACTTCGCCTCGAAAGAGGCCCTGGTGTTCGAGCAGGACGCGGACTTCGAGCAACGGCTCACCCTCGCGGCCACCGGCCGGGCGCCGCACGAGCCGCTCATCCCCGCGCTGCGCCGCGAGATCCAGGCCATGGTCCGGCACTGCACGGGGGACGGCACCGCCCCGATCTACCGCATGATCGACGAGTCACGCGCCCTGCGGGAGTACGAGGAGTCGATGCGGCTGCGCCACGCGGAGTCGCTGGCAGCGGCCATCGCCGCCGATCCCGACCTGACACAGAGCACGACGGCCTGCCGGACGATCGCGAGGTTCGTGATCGACGCCTATTCACTGGCCCGCGAGGCGGACGATCCCCAGGCCGCGGTGGACGAGATCTTCCGGATGATCGAGGCGGCCTGGAAAGTCACCCGACCTTCTCCCCGCGCATGA